In Campylobacter mucosalis, a single window of DNA contains:
- the leuC gene encoding 3-isopropylmalate dehydratase large subunit, which translates to MKQTITEKIFSEHVKEAVYAGQIVQSPIDMVIGNDITTPISIKQFERSGATKLANPDGFSIVMDHYIPAKDILSANQAKISRDFAYKHDLKNYFDEKDMGIEHALLPEKGLVVPGDVIIGADSHTCTHGALGAFATGMGSTDLAYAMITGKNWFKVPQTIKVVFKGKLGEHVYGKDLILEIIRQIGVDGALYKALEFTGETIALLDMDSRFSMCNMAIEAGGKSGIIAYDEITKEFLKDKNLSREPKIYHSDDDAKYEQILEIDVSKLDPVVAYPFLPSNGKSVREAVKDDLAIDQAFIGSCTNGRLSDLRIAAQILKGRKVAKKTRLIITPATQKIALQAQKEGLMDIFVEAGAVVSNPTCGACLGGYMGILGVGERCVATTNRNFVGRMGDRTSEVYLANSAVAAASAIMGKIADPRDL; encoded by the coding sequence ATGAAACAGACGATTACTGAAAAAATTTTCTCAGAGCACGTTAAAGAGGCGGTTTATGCCGGGCAAATCGTGCAAAGTCCCATTGATATGGTTATCGGTAACGACATCACTACGCCAATCTCAATCAAGCAGTTTGAGCGAAGTGGTGCTACAAAATTAGCAAATCCTGACGGCTTTTCTATCGTAATGGACCACTACATACCAGCAAAAGATATCCTAAGTGCAAATCAGGCTAAAATTTCACGTGATTTTGCCTATAAACACGACCTAAAAAACTATTTTGATGAAAAAGATATGGGGATAGAGCACGCACTTTTGCCTGAAAAAGGACTTGTAGTGCCGGGCGATGTGATAATTGGTGCTGATAGCCATACCTGTACACACGGCGCACTTGGGGCGTTTGCGACTGGTATGGGCTCAACTGACCTAGCTTACGCTATGATAACTGGCAAAAACTGGTTTAAGGTCCCACAAACTATAAAGGTCGTATTTAAAGGCAAGCTTGGCGAGCACGTTTATGGCAAGGATTTAATCCTTGAAATAATCCGCCAAATCGGCGTTGATGGTGCTTTATACAAAGCCCTAGAATTTACTGGCGAAACGATAGCCCTGCTTGATATGGATAGCAGATTTTCTATGTGTAATATGGCGATTGAAGCTGGTGGTAAAAGCGGTATAATCGCTTATGATGAGATTACAAAAGAATTTTTAAAAGATAAAAATTTAAGCCGTGAGCCAAAAATTTACCACTCAGATGATGACGCAAAATATGAGCAAATTTTAGAAATAGACGTAAGCAAACTTGATCCAGTTGTCGCCTATCCATTTTTGCCAAGCAACGGCAAAAGTGTGCGTGAAGCGGTTAAAGATGATTTAGCGATTGATCAGGCATTTATCGGTTCTTGCACAAACGGCAGATTAAGTGATTTACGCATTGCAGCACAAATTCTAAAGGGACGCAAGGTTGCTAAAAAAACACGCCTTATCATCACCCCAGCCACGCAAAAAATCGCCCTACAAGCACAAAAAGAGGGATTAATGGATATATTTGTTGAAGCTGGTGCGGTCGTAAGCAATCCAACCTGTGGTGCGTGTCTTGGCGGATATATGGGAATTTTAGGTGTTGGCGAGAGATGTGTTGCTACGACAAATAGAAATTTCGTAGGCAGAATGGGCGATAGAACAAGTGAAGTTTATCTAGCAAACTCAGCAGTCGCCGCCGCTAGTGCGATAATGGGTAAAATCGCCGACCCAAGAGATTTATAA
- a CDS encoding NTP transferase domain-containing protein — protein MTNCVILAGGKSSRMGRDKTLLPFGSFATLTHFQANRLSKIFKNVYVSSKFDKFNPPLNLIKDENLEIFSPMLALSSILKNFNTSVFIIPADMPFVKLSTIDELGKYSLDFDAVIPKDSSHRHSLCGFFSPKLALKADLLYKKNEHKIGLLLNDANVKELFFDDESEFFNINNPSDYKRALSENF, from the coding sequence TTGACTAACTGCGTGATTTTAGCCGGTGGCAAAAGCTCTCGTATGGGGCGAGATAAGACACTTTTGCCATTTGGCAGTTTTGCTACTCTTACGCATTTTCAGGCTAACAGGCTATCAAAAATTTTTAAAAACGTCTATGTTAGCTCAAAATTTGATAAATTTAATCCCCCACTAAATCTCATAAAAGATGAAAATTTAGAGATTTTCTCGCCAATGTTAGCACTTAGCTCAATCCTTAAAAATTTTAACACAAGCGTTTTTATCATACCTGCTGATATGCCTTTTGTAAAGCTTAGCACGATAGATGAGCTTGGTAAATATTCTTTGGATTTTGACGCCGTAATCCCCAAAGATAGTTCTCATCGCCACAGCCTTTGTGGATTTTTCTCGCCAAAACTGGCGTTAAAGGCGGACTTGCTTTATAAAAAAAATGAGCATAAAATAGGACTTTTATTAAATGACGCAAACGTCAAAGAGCTGTTTTTTGACGATGAAAGCGAGTTTTTTAATATAAATAATCCAAGCGATTACAAAAGAGCATTAAGTGAAAATTTTTAA
- a CDS encoding phospholipase A: protein MKIFKILMLFATLLISSDELYNKALEFEKRGDIQNAMKFYKLAYENKTAKTAQVSPQKPQITDTFWDIKTYDLNYLMPVTYTKNIADDGRKKVETKFQFSVQKPILYDILGLKEVVSVAYSQTSWWQTAKSSTPFRESNYRPEIFVQIPTKDDTFKWVKFGFLHESNGKGGEESRSWNRVYLSSFLELNRFTLEPRIWTSVGDLDDNKDIKKYIGNADLKVGYKLGLHTLSAKFSSNLHLDNTNRTSAQLEWIFPLFSDMYGYVSYFNGYGDSLIDYNRHTNRIGIGFAILN, encoded by the coding sequence GTGAAAATTTTTAAAATTTTAATGCTTTTTGCAACCCTTTTAATCTCATCTGATGAGCTTTATAATAAAGCTTTGGAGTTTGAAAAGCGTGGCGACATACAAAATGCGATGAAATTTTACAAACTCGCGTATGAAAACAAAACCGCCAAAACAGCGCAAGTTAGCCCACAAAAGCCACAAATAACGGATACTTTTTGGGATATAAAGACCTATGACTTAAACTACCTAATGCCAGTTACATACACAAAAAACATCGCAGATGACGGGCGAAAAAAGGTTGAAACGAAATTTCAATTTAGTGTGCAAAAGCCGATTCTTTACGATATTTTGGGGCTAAAAGAGGTAGTAAGTGTAGCCTACTCACAAACTTCTTGGTGGCAGACCGCAAAAAGCTCGACACCGTTTCGTGAGAGTAACTATCGCCCAGAAATTTTTGTACAAATTCCAACTAAAGATGACACGTTTAAATGGGTAAAATTTGGCTTTTTGCACGAGTCAAACGGCAAGGGTGGCGAGGAGTCAAGGAGTTGGAATAGAGTGTATCTTAGCTCATTTTTAGAGCTTAATAGATTTACTTTGGAGCCTAGAATTTGGACGAGTGTCGGCGATTTAGATGATAATAAAGACATTAAAAAATACATCGGAAATGCAGATCTTAAAGTGGGCTACAAGCTAGGGCTTCATACGCTAAGTGCTAAATTTAGCTCAAATTTGCACCTTGATAATACAAATCGCACATCAGCCCAGCTTGAGTGGATCTTTCCACTATTTTCTGATATGTATGGATATGTTAGCTATTTTAACGGCTACGGCGATAGTCTTATTGACTACAACCGGCACACAAACAGGATTGGCATCGGTTTTGCCATATTAAACTAA
- a CDS encoding YceI family protein, with the protein MRKFLLLLLFIGFAHADWMQLDKDHTNVGFVAKHLGIANVAGRFEDYDAAIDFNKTTNTIKSLEAVIKVSSINTQNRARDNNLTKEIFFDTKKVKSIVFKMTGDDRGVIYGDLRIKNITKPVKLNYIYNGVAQDDTGVTKYSFSFVGDIKRKDFDVGKDYPTALISDDIRIVIDVEASLRK; encoded by the coding sequence TTGAGAAAATTTTTACTACTTCTGCTTTTTATCGGTTTTGCGCACGCAGACTGGATGCAACTTGATAAGGATCACACAAATGTCGGCTTTGTTGCAAAGCATTTAGGTATCGCAAATGTCGCTGGTCGTTTTGAGGATTATGACGCGGCAATAGATTTTAACAAAACCACAAATACGATAAAATCTCTAGAAGCCGTGATAAAGGTAAGTTCGATAAATACGCAAAACAGAGCAAGGGATAATAACCTAACTAAAGAGATATTTTTTGACACTAAAAAGGTAAAAAGTATCGTTTTTAAGATGACTGGTGATGATCGAGGTGTGATTTATGGCGATTTAAGGATAAAAAACATCACAAAACCAGTCAAGCTAAACTACATCTACAACGGCGTAGCGCAAGATGATACAGGCGTCACAAAGTATAGCTTTTCATTTGTGGGTGACATAAAACGCAAGGATTTTGATGTCGGCAAGGACTATCCAACCGCACTTATATCAGATGACATTCGTATAGTTATAGACGTTGAAGCTAGTTTAAGAAAATAA
- a CDS encoding acetyl-CoA carboxylase biotin carboxylase subunit yields the protein MEIKRVLIANRGEIALRALRTIKEMGKEAIVVYSTADRDALYVKYADAAICIGSPRSSDSYLNIPAIISAAEISEADAIFPGYGFLSENQNFVEICEHHKIKFIGPSVQAMAIMSDKSKAKQVMQRAGVPVIPGSDGAIKDIKFAKELAKQIGYPVILKAAAGGGGRGMRVVEREEDLEKAFWSAESEAVTAFGDGTMYMEKYILNPRHIEVQIIGDSHGNVLHVGERDCSMQRRHQKLIEESPAILLDENTRKRLHETAVKAAKAIGYEGAGTFEFLVDKHLNFYFIEMNTRLQVEHCVSEMVSGLDLIELMIRVAQGEKLPSQDSIKLHGHAIECRITAEDPNSFVPNPGEITKYVCPGGRNVRMDSHVYQGYSVPPFYDSMIGKLIVWDETREKAIHKMRVALEQLIIGGIKTTRDFHIQMMKNKDFISNNYDTNYLSKH from the coding sequence ATGGAGATTAAAAGAGTATTAATCGCAAATAGAGGCGAAATCGCGCTTCGTGCTTTGCGAACGATAAAGGAGATGGGCAAAGAGGCGATAGTTGTCTATTCAACAGCCGACAGGGACGCACTTTACGTAAAATACGCTGACGCTGCCATTTGCATAGGAAGTCCTCGCTCAAGCGATAGCTACCTAAACATACCAGCTATCATCTCAGCGGCTGAAATTAGCGAAGCGGACGCAATTTTTCCCGGATATGGTTTTTTAAGCGAGAATCAAAATTTTGTTGAAATTTGCGAACATCACAAGATAAAATTCATCGGCCCAAGTGTGCAAGCAATGGCTATAATGAGCGATAAAAGCAAGGCAAAGCAGGTAATGCAAAGAGCTGGTGTGCCAGTAATCCCTGGCTCTGACGGCGCCATAAAAGATATAAAATTTGCAAAAGAGCTTGCAAAACAGATAGGCTATCCAGTCATCCTAAAAGCTGCCGCTGGTGGCGGTGGTCGTGGTATGCGTGTGGTTGAGCGTGAAGAGGATTTAGAAAAAGCGTTTTGGTCGGCTGAGAGCGAGGCTGTTACGGCATTTGGCGACGGGACTATGTATATGGAGAAGTATATTTTAAATCCGCGTCACATTGAGGTGCAAATAATTGGCGATAGCCACGGCAACGTATTGCACGTAGGAGAGCGCGACTGCTCAATGCAACGCCGTCATCAAAAACTAATAGAAGAAAGCCCAGCGATTTTGCTTGATGAAAACACAAGAAAACGCCTACACGAAACAGCCGTAAAAGCGGCAAAAGCGATAGGCTATGAGGGCGCTGGGACATTTGAATTTTTAGTGGATAAGCACTTAAATTTTTACTTTATTGAGATGAATACACGCCTTCAAGTAGAGCATTGTGTTAGCGAAATGGTAAGCGGACTTGATTTGATTGAGCTAATGATACGTGTAGCACAGGGCGAAAAACTACCTAGTCAAGATAGTATAAAGCTTCACGGACACGCCATAGAGTGCCGTATCACAGCCGAGGACCCAAACAGCTTCGTGCCAAATCCGGGCGAGATAACAAAATATGTCTGTCCGGGTGGGCGAAACGTGAGAATGGATAGCCACGTTTATCAAGGTTATAGCGTTCCGCCATTTTATGATAGCATGATAGGCAAACTCATCGTTTGGGACGAAACACGCGAAAAAGCCATACACAAAATGCGTGTAGCACTAGAACAACTAATAATCGGCGGTATCAAAACAACGCGTGATTTTCATATACAGATGATGAAAAACAAAGATTTCATCTCAAACAACTACGATACAAACTATCTATCAAAACACTGA